The window ACACTTTTTTTTATTTCTATGATATAATTTAAAGTTGTATATCTTAAGGAGAATGTATGCGTGCCTTTTTTAAGTTGACGCCGGTATTATTGCTCGCCGGCTTGATGATGATTTCAAACATCGAATCTTTTTCCGCAGTTTGCGGGTTTAAGCTGGATATTTTAATTATCGCTCCCATAGCCGTACTTTATGCCGTAGCGGTTGCAATGATTACGGAAAAGTTTAAATTTATTGACGTTTTAAATTCGGCAATAGATAATGTAAAGGAAATGCAGCTTGTATTTTTTATTTTAATGTTTGCTTATGCGATGGCGGACGCTTTTATGTCAACCGGTGTAGGCGCTTCGATAATTACCTTGAGTTTAAAAATAGGGATTTCCGCAAAAACCGTCGCAGTCGCCGCCTTTTTGGTCGCTTCGGTTTTATCGGTTGCTACGGGAACCTCGTGGGGCACCTTTGCCGCCTGCGCTCCGATTTTTTTATGGCTGACGCATATTTTAAACGGAAATATGGTTTTAAGTTTGGCGGCAATTGCAGGCGGTTCCTGCTTCGGAGATAATCTCGGGCTTATTTCCGATACTACAGTCGTAAGTTCGGGTATTCATAATGTAGAAGTTACCGACAGAATGAAAAATCAGGGGTTATGGTCTTTGTTTTGTCTTGTCCTTGCATGTGCGGTATTTTTTATTGCAGGTTTAAATTTGCCGGGAGACTTTGTTTCTCCTTCAAAAGCAATTGAAGCTATACCTCAAGAAGTATGGGTAAAACTTCAAGAGGAAAAACCTGTTGCCGTAAATCTTTTACGTCAAGTTCAACACGGAGTTCCGGTTTATATGGTTATTCCTCTTGTGCTTGTAATAGGAATTGCCTTAAAAGGTTTTTCCACTTTGTTGTGTTTGGGAGCGGGCATTGTTTCGTGTTTTATTTTAGGCCGTTT is drawn from Treponema pedis and contains these coding sequences:
- a CDS encoding Na+/H+ antiporter NhaC family protein: MRAFFKLTPVLLLAGLMMISNIESFSAVCGFKLDILIIAPIAVLYAVAVAMITEKFKFIDVLNSAIDNVKEMQLVFFILMFAYAMADAFMSTGVGASIITLSLKIGISAKTVAVAAFLVASVLSVATGTSWGTFAACAPIFLWLTHILNGNMVLSLAAIAGGSCFGDNLGLISDTTVVSSGIHNVEVTDRMKNQGLWSLFCLVLACAVFFIAGLNLPGDFVSPSKAIEAIPQEVWVKLQEEKPVAVNLLRQVQHGVPVYMVIPLVLVIGIALKGFSTLLCLGAGIVSCFILGRFAGTVSGIISYFDIIYNGFVGAGSWVIIMMMWVAAFGGIMAKMDAFRPLSNLAVKLSHNVRQLMFWNGIISLLGNAALADEMAQIVTVGPIIKDITNENIEGDEKSMYSLRLRNATFSSALGIFGSQLIPWHVYLSFFAGIAGTVYPLMEFSQTQIIKYNFMAHIAVITILIFTLFGMDKMFPKFGIAAEPKVRLKKQIK